A part of Desulfobacterales bacterium genomic DNA contains:
- the lon gene encoding endopeptidase La, translating into MIKLSKFFKQDEADLPRMILPLLPLRDIVVFPYMVAPLFVGREQSVNALAEAMNRDKIIFLATQKKAEVNTPGKEDLQQIGTIGKVLQLLKLPDGTVKALVEGKSRGRVVQFVENEEFFRVEIEPIAVDALNEVEHSALRRALLEIFDEYAKLNKSISKDLIANISSLDDLSQMADTVATHFSFKIGDKQQLLEAVPLTDRVSLLIRLIKTEINIFKLDLKIKGRVKEQMSKTQKNYYLNEQMRAIKKEMGAEDDNGDEVQELENRLSEKKIPREPEEKVRQELKKLKMMTPMSAEATVVRNYIDWILSLPWMELSEVTDDLQEAEKILDEDHYGLEKPKERILEYLAVQSLVKKLHGPILCFVGPPGVGKTSLAKSIARATGRKFVRLSLGGVRDEAEIRGHRRTYIGAMPGKIIQSLKKAGVNNPVFCLDEVDKMSMDFRGDPSSALLEVLDPEQNNSFNDHYLDLDYDLSEILFVTTANTLPDIPLPLQDRMEIIRLSGYTEYEKYHIADKFLIPKQIKFNGLEEKNVQFSKNSTYTLIQGYTHEAGVRNLEREIASICRKIARDVVKNKTEKLYRVTSNAIAGYLGPVRYRQTQAEEKDQIGMVTGLAWTQVGGVLLCVETVLMPGKGNLTVTGTIGDVMKESAQAAVSFIRSRSEDFGIEKGFYKDNDIHIHIPEGAIPKDGPSAGISMCTSIVSALTGRAVRHDLAMTGEITLRGRVLPIGGLKEKLLAAHRGGIKMVLIPKENEKDLKDLPAVIMRQMEIVTVEHMDEVLSHALVDKADEASDCSHALLFQKEPHLPVDIISDPQEYPVPLS; encoded by the coding sequence ATGATTAAGCTGTCAAAATTTTTTAAACAAGACGAGGCTGATTTGCCAAGGATGATACTACCTCTTTTACCTTTGCGTGATATAGTTGTTTTTCCATATATGGTTGCGCCGCTGTTTGTGGGACGGGAGCAGTCTGTAAACGCCCTTGCCGAGGCAATGAATCGGGATAAGATTATTTTTCTGGCGACCCAGAAGAAGGCAGAAGTGAATACTCCGGGAAAAGAGGATCTCCAGCAGATCGGGACTATTGGCAAGGTCCTTCAACTATTGAAACTGCCGGATGGAACGGTAAAGGCCCTGGTGGAAGGAAAATCAAGAGGGCGGGTGGTTCAGTTTGTTGAGAACGAAGAGTTCTTCCGGGTAGAAATTGAACCGATAGCTGTGGACGCATTGAATGAGGTAGAGCATTCGGCCCTTCGCCGGGCGCTTCTGGAAATATTTGATGAATATGCCAAACTGAATAAAAGCATCTCCAAGGACCTGATAGCCAATATTTCATCTTTGGATGATCTGTCTCAGATGGCGGATACCGTTGCGACTCATTTTTCCTTTAAAATAGGGGATAAACAGCAGCTGCTGGAGGCGGTTCCGTTGACCGACCGGGTATCTCTGTTAATCCGGCTGATAAAGACCGAGATAAATATCTTTAAGCTGGACCTTAAAATAAAAGGCAGGGTCAAGGAGCAGATGTCCAAGACTCAGAAAAATTATTATCTCAATGAACAGATGCGGGCCATCAAAAAAGAGATGGGTGCCGAAGATGATAACGGAGATGAGGTTCAGGAGCTTGAAAACAGGCTCAGCGAAAAAAAGATACCCAGAGAGCCTGAGGAAAAGGTCAGGCAGGAACTGAAAAAGCTGAAGATGATGACCCCCATGTCGGCTGAAGCGACGGTGGTGAGAAATTATATCGACTGGATACTATCGTTGCCCTGGATGGAGCTCAGCGAGGTCACGGATGACCTGCAGGAAGCTGAAAAAATACTGGATGAGGACCACTACGGCCTGGAAAAACCAAAGGAGCGGATTCTGGAGTATCTGGCCGTTCAGTCACTTGTGAAAAAACTCCATGGGCCTATCCTTTGTTTCGTGGGTCCTCCCGGAGTTGGCAAAACCTCTCTGGCCAAATCCATTGCCCGTGCAACCGGAAGAAAATTTGTTCGCTTATCGCTGGGTGGCGTTCGGGATGAAGCGGAAATCCGTGGGCACAGGCGGACATACATCGGCGCCATGCCCGGAAAAATCATTCAGTCGCTTAAAAAGGCAGGGGTGAATAATCCCGTGTTTTGTCTGGATGAAGTAGATAAAATGAGTATGGATTTTCGGGGAGACCCTTCGTCCGCGCTTCTGGAAGTCCTTGATCCTGAACAGAACAACAGCTTTAACGATCATTATCTGGATTTAGATTATGACCTTTCGGAGATTCTGTTCGTAACTACGGCAAACACGCTTCCCGATATTCCGCTGCCGCTTCAGGATCGTATGGAGATTATACGATTGTCCGGATACACAGAATATGAAAAATATCACATTGCGGACAAGTTTCTGATACCCAAGCAAATCAAGTTCAATGGCCTGGAAGAAAAGAATGTGCAATTTTCAAAAAATTCTACTTATACGCTGATCCAAGGGTATACCCATGAGGCTGGCGTTCGAAATCTTGAACGGGAAATCGCTTCCATATGTCGGAAGATTGCACGGGATGTGGTGAAAAATAAAACGGAGAAATTATACCGGGTGACCTCAAATGCCATAGCGGGCTATCTGGGGCCTGTCAGATACAGGCAGACGCAGGCCGAGGAAAAGGATCAGATCGGTATGGTTACCGGATTGGCATGGACTCAGGTTGGCGGCGTCTTGCTTTGCGTTGAAACGGTGTTGATGCCAGGGAAGGGTAATCTCACGGTAACGGGGACGATAGGCGATGTCATGAAAGAATCCGCCCAGGCCGCGGTGAGTTTTATCCGGTCCAGGAGTGAAGATTTTGGCATAGAAAAAGGCTTTTATAAGGACAATGATATCCATATCCATATACCTGAAGGGGCGATTCCAAAAGACGGGCCATCGGCCGGCATTTCCATGTGTACGTCGATTGTATCGGCACTGACAGGCCGAGCGGTCCGGCATGACCTCGCCATGACCGGGGAAATTACATTGCGAGGTCGGGTATTGCCGATCGGCGGGTTGAAAGAAAAACTCCTTGCGGCGCATCGGGGCGGAATCAAGATGGTCCTTATTCCAAAAGAAAACGAAAAAGATTTGAAAGATCTCCCGGCGGTCATAATGCGGCAGATGGAAATTGTGACCGTGGAGCACATGGATGAAGTGCTGTCGCATGCGCTGGTGGATAAGGCTGATGAGGCGTCCGACTGCTCCCATGCAC